A stretch of Candidatus Izemoplasmatales bacterium DNA encodes these proteins:
- a CDS encoding RHS repeat-associated core domain-containing protein → SEIGMYYLNSRYYSPALSRFLNADGLLGELGDIASVNMYAYCVNNPVMNVDPTGYWVLACSLSFSACIIGGVTVSIISLTDGKGNCGLLIAAFGIFGVLAEGSSLGVGFMWKYKTVNEYLNAIMVAYSIDVYVGMDFVSDLPNYWNGDFKERLVGVQLTCPGFGAAYTSNAFWALYIPIRKATSWGGGGRSR, encoded by the coding sequence ATTCAGAAATCGGGATGTATTATCTAAATAGCCGCTATTACTCCCCGGCCTTGTCGCGATTCCTGAACGCGGACGGCTTGCTTGGGGAACTTGGCGACATCGCCTCCGTCAACATGTATGCCTATTGTGTCAACAATCCCGTGATGAACGTTGATCCAACCGGGTATTGGGTTCTTGCATGTTCGTTATCATTTTCTGCGTGTATTATTGGAGGCGTTACTGTTTCAATTATCTCATTAACAGATGGAAAAGGAAACTGTGGCTTATTGATCGCAGCATTTGGCATTTTCGGAGTGTTGGCAGAGGGATCGTCACTGGGAGTCGGATTCATGTGGAAATATAAAACCGTTAATGAATATCTTAACGCTATAATGGTGGCTTACTCAATAGATGTTTATGTTGGAATGGATTTCGTTTCTGATCTCCCGAATTATTGGAATGGAGATTTTAAAGAACGTCTCGTTGGCGTACAACTCACTTGTCCCGGATTCGGAGCGGCATATACATCTAATGCCTTCTGGGCGCTCTATATACCCATACGGAAAGCGACATCGTGGGGAGGCGGAGGAAGATCAAGATGA